From Streptomyces durmitorensis, a single genomic window includes:
- a CDS encoding DUF742 domain-containing protein, which yields MTPPNASHDPYGSQASYGYEGDQPLVRPYAMTGGRTRPRYQLAIEALVSTTADPAQLMGLLPEHQRICHLCREVKSVAEVSALLSMPLGVARILVADLAEAGLVAIHQPGGDENAGGQPDVTLLERVLSGLRKL from the coding sequence ATGACCCCGCCCAACGCCTCTCACGATCCGTACGGCTCTCAGGCGTCGTACGGCTATGAAGGCGACCAGCCGCTGGTGCGTCCTTACGCGATGACCGGCGGCCGGACCAGGCCCCGCTACCAGCTCGCGATAGAGGCGCTGGTGAGCACGACGGCCGACCCGGCGCAGCTGATGGGGCTGCTCCCGGAGCACCAGCGCATCTGCCACCTGTGCCGCGAGGTCAAGTCGGTGGCCGAGGTGTCGGCGCTGCTCTCCATGCCCCTCGGCGTGGCCCGGATCCTCGTGGCCGACCTGGCGGAGGCCGGGCTCGTCGCCATTCACCAGCCCGGCGGCGACGAGAACGCCGGCGGTCAGCCTGACGTGACACTGCTCGAAAGGGTGCTCAGTGGACTTCGCAAGCTCTAG
- a CDS encoding GTP-binding protein: MDFASSSSGATARSTTSAKIVVAGGFGVGKTTFVGAVSEINPLRTEAVMTSASAGIDDLTHTGDKTTTTVAMDFGRITLDQDLILYLFGTPGQDRFWFMWDDLVRGAIGAVVLVDTRRLADCFPAVDYFENSGLPFVIALNGFDGHQPYTPDEVREALQIGPNTPIITTDARHRADAKSGLITLVEHALMARLK, translated from the coding sequence GTGGACTTCGCAAGCTCTAGCAGCGGAGCGACAGCTCGCTCCACCACCAGCGCGAAGATCGTGGTGGCGGGCGGCTTCGGCGTCGGCAAGACCACGTTTGTCGGCGCCGTCTCCGAGATCAACCCGCTGCGCACCGAGGCCGTCATGACGTCCGCGTCCGCGGGCATCGACGACCTCACCCACACCGGGGACAAGACCACCACCACGGTGGCCATGGACTTCGGCCGCATCACCCTGGACCAGGACCTGATCCTGTACCTCTTCGGTACGCCCGGTCAGGACCGCTTCTGGTTCATGTGGGACGACCTCGTGCGCGGCGCCATCGGCGCCGTGGTCCTGGTCGACACCCGCCGTCTCGCCGACTGCTTTCCGGCCGTCGACTACTTCGAGAACAGCGGCCTGCCCTTCGTCATCGCCCTCAACGGATTCGACGGCCACCAGCCGTACACGCCGGACGAGGTGCGTGAAGCTCTCCAGATCGGTCCCAACACACCGATCATCACGACGGACGCGCGACACCGTGCGGACGCAAAGAGTGGCCTGATCACGCTGGTCGAGCATGCGTTGATGGCACGACTCAAGTAG